One window of Halopseudomonas maritima genomic DNA carries:
- a CDS encoding paraquat-inducible protein A, with protein MSSGQSARARGLAGCHSCLLVMSIDTEHCPRCHARVHSRTPNSLQRTVALIVVACILYLPANLLPITNTVYLGSYAPSTIIGGVITLWQMGSYPIALVILIASVLVPVGKLVVLSYLCWAASRPQLANPRQCARLYRLTEFIGRWSMIDVFVVAILVALIKLGNIISFYPGFAALSFAAVVIITMIAAEQFDPRLIWDNLESNDHD; from the coding sequence ATGAGCAGCGGGCAGAGCGCGCGCGCGCGCGGGCTGGCGGGCTGCCACAGTTGTCTGCTGGTGATGAGTATCGACACCGAGCACTGCCCCCGCTGCCACGCACGTGTCCACTCGCGTACTCCAAACAGCCTGCAGCGCACCGTCGCATTGATTGTCGTAGCCTGCATTCTGTATCTGCCCGCCAACCTGCTGCCCATCACCAATACCGTTTATTTGGGCAGCTACGCGCCCAGCACTATCATCGGCGGCGTCATCACGCTCTGGCAGATGGGCTCGTATCCGATCGCCCTGGTCATTCTCATCGCCAGTGTCCTGGTCCCCGTCGGCAAGCTGGTTGTGCTCAGTTATCTGTGCTGGGCTGCCAGCCGCCCGCAACTCGCCAATCCGCGCCAATGTGCCCGACTGTATCGTCTGACCGAGTTTATCGGCCGCTGGTCGATGATCGACGTCTTCGTGGTGGCGATCCTGGTGGCCCTGATCAAACTCGGCAACATTATTTCCTTTTACCCGGGCTTTGCTGCCCTGAGCTTTGCAGCTGTCGTCATTATCACCATGATCGCCGCAGAACAATTCGACCCCAGGCTTATCTGGGACAACCTAGAGTCCAACGACCATGACTGA
- a CDS encoding TetR/AcrR family transcriptional regulator — protein sequence MSVRKSGKRAAIIEAAVDQFQQHGYMETSMDRIAEAAQVSKRTVYNHFASKELLFDAIRQELIARCGRLLLPDPGPGSMHAQLVEVGRRYAQLMISDDFVKLVRVVLSRFIQSPQVAGATITGREPQMPIQAWLECAQEGGLLPAFDAVQATTEFAGLITAMEFWPRMLQEDQLPTSAAREAYLSSIAAMFLKHYAPHTL from the coding sequence ATGAGTGTTCGGAAGAGCGGTAAGCGAGCCGCTATCATCGAGGCCGCAGTCGATCAATTTCAGCAGCATGGCTATATGGAAACCAGTATGGACCGTATTGCCGAAGCTGCCCAGGTTTCCAAGCGCACTGTCTATAACCACTTTGCATCCAAAGAGTTGCTGTTTGATGCCATTCGTCAGGAGCTGATTGCGCGCTGTGGGCGCCTGCTGCTGCCGGATCCCGGCCCCGGCAGTATGCATGCCCAGCTGGTGGAAGTCGGGCGTCGGTATGCCCAACTGATGATCAGCGATGATTTCGTCAAGCTGGTACGAGTGGTGCTGTCGCGTTTTATTCAGTCGCCGCAGGTTGCCGGTGCAACCATTACCGGCCGAGAGCCGCAGATGCCGATTCAGGCCTGGCTGGAATGCGCCCAGGAGGGCGGTTTGCTGCCGGCATTTGATGCCGTGCAAGCGACGACGGAGTTTGCCGGACTGATTACAGCGATGGAGTTTTGGCCCCGCATGCTGCAGGAAGATCAGTTGCCGACATCTGCCGCGCGCGAAGCCTACCTGAGCTCGATTGCTGCGATGTTTCTCAAGCACTACGCCCCGCACACCCTCTGA
- the pqiB gene encoding intermembrane transport protein PqiB gives MTEPTATVSAARRISPIWFMPLLVILIGGWVTTHYYLSQGPLVEIAFATAEGLEAGRTRVRALSVDVGVVKDIQLTDDLQGVNVSVQLNPGTDRLLHADTQFWVVRPRLNASGVSGLGTLLSGPYIELYPGSDGKGERRYTGLDDAPHTPPGVAGVRVELFGTHASSVSVGAPILHRGLQVGQVESVDLDMARSQIRISAFIDAPFDQLVTEGTRFWNASGISLRTGAEGVQVDAESLTAVLSGGIAFAVPSQGTKGEPVEAGSRFELFASQQAAESDPYRFAKRYVLQFEQSLRGLDEGAPVEYRGIRVGTVERILREELAKAHTSAIAVPVVIRLEPGRFGMPDNAESVELLSERIEDTVATMGLRASLQTGNLITGGLFVAIDHHPDQQTAHIGEFNGLSTLPTISGGIERLGQQLSTLLSKLNALPLEQTTEELNSTLASARHTLQSIEQLSRSEAVTALPEQLAETLESARTLLDSLGQDSALQQEAERNLRTLDSTLRKANNLLDGLQAQPSSLLFPTQQAPDPEPRTPQ, from the coding sequence ATGACTGAGCCCACAGCTACCGTAAGCGCCGCCCGCCGAATCAGCCCGATCTGGTTTATGCCCCTGCTCGTCATCCTGATCGGCGGCTGGGTGACCACTCACTACTATCTGTCCCAGGGACCGCTGGTGGAGATCGCTTTTGCCACTGCCGAAGGACTGGAAGCCGGACGCACCCGTGTGCGCGCGTTGAGCGTGGATGTCGGCGTGGTCAAGGACATCCAGCTCACCGACGACCTGCAGGGTGTCAACGTCAGCGTGCAACTAAACCCCGGGACCGACCGTCTGCTGCATGCCGATACTCAGTTCTGGGTTGTGCGGCCACGCCTGAACGCCTCCGGAGTGTCGGGCCTGGGCACGCTGCTTTCGGGCCCCTATATCGAGCTGTACCCAGGCAGCGACGGCAAGGGAGAACGTCGGTATACGGGCCTGGATGACGCTCCCCATACTCCGCCCGGCGTAGCCGGTGTGCGCGTCGAGCTGTTCGGCACCCACGCGAGCTCGGTGAGTGTTGGCGCACCTATCCTGCATCGCGGCCTTCAGGTCGGCCAGGTGGAGTCGGTCGACCTGGACATGGCTCGCTCACAAATCCGTATCTCTGCCTTTATCGACGCCCCCTTCGACCAGCTCGTAACCGAGGGCACCCGCTTCTGGAATGCCAGCGGCATATCACTGCGTACCGGCGCGGAGGGTGTGCAGGTCGATGCCGAGTCGCTCACGGCGGTGCTGTCTGGCGGCATTGCCTTCGCCGTGCCGAGCCAGGGGACCAAGGGTGAGCCCGTCGAGGCCGGCAGTCGATTTGAACTGTTCGCGTCTCAACAGGCCGCCGAATCGGATCCCTACCGTTTTGCCAAGCGCTACGTGCTGCAGTTTGAGCAGTCCCTGCGCGGCCTGGATGAGGGCGCGCCGGTCGAGTATCGCGGCATCCGCGTCGGCACCGTCGAGCGCATTCTCCGTGAGGAGCTTGCCAAGGCCCACACCAGCGCCATCGCGGTGCCGGTGGTAATCCGTCTGGAGCCAGGCCGTTTCGGCATGCCGGACAACGCCGAATCAGTTGAACTGCTGAGCGAACGCATCGAGGATACCGTTGCAACCATGGGCCTGCGGGCCAGTCTGCAGACCGGGAACCTGATTACCGGCGGGCTCTTTGTCGCCATCGATCACCACCCCGACCAGCAGACAGCTCACATCGGCGAATTCAACGGCCTGAGCACCCTACCCACCATCTCGGGCGGTATCGAGCGTCTGGGGCAGCAGCTCAGCACGCTACTAAGCAAGCTCAACGCGCTGCCCCTGGAGCAAACAACCGAAGAACTCAACAGCACACTGGCGAGTGCACGTCACACCCTGCAATCGATCGAGCAGTTGAGCCGCAGCGAAGCAGTGACCGCGCTGCCTGAGCAGCTGGCCGAGACGCTGGAGAGCGCACGCACGCTACTCGACAGCCTGGGCCAGGACTCCGCTCTGCAACAGGAGGCCGAACGCAACCTGCGCACGCTGGACAGCACACTGCGCAAGGCCAACAACCTGCTCGACGGCCTGCAAGCACAGCCCAGTTCCCTGCTATTCCCCACGCAGCAGGCACCCGACCCTGAACCGAGGACCCCACAATGA
- a CDS encoding PqiC family protein yields the protein MNRFPPRIWPLSGALILLVTLAGCSSPSPLQQHSYLLRSAQPVPQVQPVVLQRVSLPDYLYGDALVVLVNDNELYRAQQHRWAEPLPQSIERYLRQRISSHLGAATLAQPVTLEVRIDELLGTLEGQLSLVASYRIEREGQAPQRGAFQQQLAQPAEGYTGLVAGHQQILDQLAAAIAADLQSAATP from the coding sequence ATGAATCGCTTTCCGCCCCGGATCTGGCCGCTCTCCGGCGCCTTGATACTTCTTGTCACGCTGGCCGGTTGTAGCAGCCCAAGCCCACTGCAACAGCACAGTTACCTGCTGCGCAGTGCCCAGCCGGTACCTCAGGTACAACCCGTGGTGCTGCAGCGCGTCAGCCTGCCCGATTACCTGTACGGTGATGCACTGGTTGTGCTGGTCAACGACAACGAGCTGTACCGCGCGCAGCAGCATCGCTGGGCCGAGCCGCTGCCCCAGAGCATTGAACGGTATTTGCGTCAGCGCATCAGCAGCCACCTGGGCGCCGCTACGCTGGCGCAACCAGTGACGCTGGAGGTGCGTATCGACGAGCTGCTGGGCACCCTGGAGGGACAGCTGAGCCTGGTGGCCAGCTACCGCATTGAGCGCGAGGGACAAGCCCCACAACGTGGTGCGTTTCAGCAACAACTAGCGCAACCTGCCGAGGGCTACACAGGTCTGGTGGCTGGGCACCAGCAGATTCTCGACCAGCTAGCCGCGGCGATCGCTGCCGACCTGCAGTCCGCCGCGACACCCTGA
- a CDS encoding ATP-binding protein, which yields MRFFCLGALLGLACLVAEARPSGQQLSECRDEYELLAALEVAIDELNDRRAVFESLYNDDAPASAALDDVLKAGSGSAQRDWPQTIDCPALDAQYASALADYKRAQSRLQRQQSSWSALSAAMRDGLLRVWQSRQRLLLSAAALQASLEQQDGVDPLVRQQLQGAIEQSRSELSVLRRELFEMMPALQREAMPSGLRELLLLWHQAYEVRPVRHLPDATLLSALPGPLAQDVRDYFRLAQLDVLVQRNALSYVRGWLWESQPALFERAGDTATDGLLLDEIRAFQTRLEWLVADTQASYRHAAGESGPPGWLKLFEYGLGLLGLVALVYLARSLKAPVVVAQGRFARWSQGRRLAGPISRATAGLPLLTPWLVGLLGLGLLHLLFTRLHLPLLATFLPLARLFILYGLISLAGEWLLQRTAQQAGSYLNDEQLAQAQRQARLVAAVAVLPLLVRDFVELGVGPSRLLDLCHWASLLGILLALGLLLRSRREDFIEALKSFLPSQGDRLIERLLDKRLFLLVAPIAAPPLLLALVLNFLHKALFDYDWYRRLFARSFKLRVAAVEAEQGELDGSSADSRALEAYQRWFLSDDHVQLPFIDSGLYVQVRKSLDPWLDDRGSDNALLLTGANGAGKSSVLQRLTRDLDAEHPQLRLVRLRIEDKLIDAGQLHQVLGEVLGADLSDGPAALVRADAELSPSLVIIDDAQNLFLRRVGGLAAWEALLALANARVENLFWLVLINNHSWAYLSNVYGRDYQFRNIKVARRWSQPDVRSLVLSRNHLSGCRIRYDNILLATRGPEAGSIRNAEQLYFSLLWDACQGNPKLALHLWLRSIRLSGNTVVVGLPEEVGSSSLEQLDSALHFVYAAVMIHENMTTDELIATTALSEGVVRRALKTGMDLGFLERSSSRRYRVATLWYPTIVRLLARKNLLHE from the coding sequence TTGCGTTTTTTCTGTCTCGGGGCGCTGCTGGGGCTTGCCTGTCTGGTGGCTGAGGCGCGGCCCTCGGGGCAGCAACTGAGCGAATGCCGTGATGAATACGAGCTGCTCGCTGCCCTGGAGGTGGCGATTGACGAGTTGAATGACCGGCGCGCGGTGTTCGAGTCGCTCTACAATGATGACGCGCCCGCCAGCGCTGCGCTTGACGATGTGCTCAAAGCCGGCAGCGGCAGTGCGCAGCGCGACTGGCCGCAGACCATCGACTGCCCAGCGCTCGACGCTCAGTATGCTTCGGCGTTGGCCGACTATAAGCGGGCGCAGAGCCGGCTGCAGCGTCAGCAGAGCAGTTGGAGTGCCTTGTCTGCGGCTATGCGCGACGGTCTGCTGCGCGTCTGGCAGTCGCGCCAGCGGCTGCTGTTGTCCGCCGCCGCGCTGCAGGCCTCGTTGGAGCAGCAGGACGGCGTTGATCCGCTGGTGCGTCAGCAACTGCAAGGCGCGATTGAGCAAAGCCGCAGCGAGCTCAGCGTATTGCGCCGAGAGCTGTTCGAGATGATGCCCGCGCTACAGCGCGAGGCAATGCCGAGTGGGCTGCGTGAGCTGCTGCTCCTGTGGCACCAGGCCTACGAGGTTCGACCCGTCCGCCACCTTCCGGACGCCACGCTGCTGTCGGCCTTGCCTGGGCCTCTGGCGCAGGACGTGAGGGACTACTTCCGATTGGCGCAGCTCGATGTGCTGGTCCAGCGCAATGCCTTGAGCTATGTGCGTGGCTGGTTGTGGGAGAGCCAACCGGCGTTGTTCGAGCGGGCCGGTGACACGGCCACCGACGGCTTGTTGCTGGATGAGATTCGCGCCTTTCAGACCCGGCTGGAGTGGCTGGTCGCCGACACCCAGGCCAGCTATCGGCATGCGGCCGGGGAGAGTGGCCCGCCCGGCTGGCTAAAACTGTTCGAGTATGGCTTGGGGCTGTTGGGGCTGGTGGCGTTAGTCTACTTGGCGCGCAGCCTTAAAGCGCCGGTCGTGGTAGCGCAGGGGCGCTTTGCGCGCTGGAGCCAAGGCCGACGGTTGGCGGGGCCGATCAGCCGGGCCACTGCCGGCTTGCCACTACTCACGCCCTGGCTGGTCGGTTTGCTCGGCCTGGGCCTGCTGCACCTGCTGTTTACACGGTTGCACCTGCCGTTGTTGGCTACGTTTCTGCCGCTGGCACGGCTGTTCATTCTGTACGGGCTGATCTCGCTGGCTGGTGAATGGCTATTGCAGCGCACCGCTCAGCAGGCCGGTAGTTATCTGAATGATGAGCAATTGGCCCAGGCTCAGCGCCAGGCACGGCTGGTTGCTGCTGTTGCTGTGTTGCCGCTGCTGGTGAGGGACTTCGTCGAGCTGGGAGTGGGCCCCTCGCGTCTGCTGGACCTGTGTCACTGGGCGTCGCTGTTGGGCATATTGCTGGCGCTGGGGTTGCTGTTGCGCAGTCGACGCGAGGACTTTATCGAGGCGCTCAAATCTTTCTTGCCCAGCCAGGGAGATCGCCTAATCGAGCGCCTGCTCGACAAGCGCCTGTTCCTGTTGGTAGCGCCGATTGCTGCGCCACCGCTGCTGTTGGCGCTTGTGCTGAACTTCCTGCATAAGGCGCTGTTTGACTATGACTGGTATCGCCGGCTATTTGCGCGCAGTTTCAAGCTGCGCGTGGCAGCGGTGGAAGCCGAGCAGGGAGAGCTGGACGGAAGCTCGGCCGACAGCAGGGCGCTGGAGGCCTATCAGCGCTGGTTCCTGTCCGACGACCACGTACAACTGCCGTTCATCGATTCGGGGTTGTACGTGCAGGTGCGCAAGTCGCTGGACCCGTGGCTGGACGACCGCGGCAGCGATAACGCGTTGCTGCTGACGGGCGCCAACGGCGCTGGCAAAAGTTCGGTACTTCAGCGCCTGACACGTGATCTGGATGCTGAGCATCCGCAGCTGCGTCTGGTCCGGCTGCGGATCGAGGACAAACTGATCGACGCAGGGCAATTGCATCAGGTGTTGGGAGAGGTGCTGGGCGCGGACCTGAGCGATGGGCCGGCGGCGCTGGTGCGGGCCGACGCCGAGTTGAGTCCGAGCCTGGTGATTATCGATGATGCGCAAAACCTGTTCCTGCGCCGCGTCGGCGGTCTGGCTGCTTGGGAGGCGCTGCTTGCGTTAGCCAATGCCCGCGTCGAGAATCTGTTCTGGCTGGTGCTCATCAATAACCATAGCTGGGCCTACCTCAGTAACGTCTATGGGCGCGACTATCAGTTTCGCAACATCAAGGTGGCGCGGCGCTGGTCTCAGCCGGATGTACGTTCTCTGGTGCTGTCACGCAACCACCTCAGCGGCTGCCGGATCCGCTACGACAACATTCTGCTGGCGACGCGCGGGCCCGAGGCCGGCAGTATCCGCAACGCCGAACAACTGTATTTCAGCTTGTTGTGGGATGCCTGTCAGGGCAATCCCAAGCTGGCGTTGCATCTGTGGTTGCGCTCCATTCGCCTGAGCGGCAACACGGTGGTGGTCGGCTTGCCGGAAGAGGTGGGCAGCAGCTCGCTGGAGCAGCTCGACAGCGCGCTGCATTTTGTCTATGCCGCCGTAATGATTCACGAGAACATGACGACCGATGAGCTGATCGCCACCACAGCATTGTCCGAGGGGGTGGTGCGGCGGGCACTCAAGACGGGAATGGATCTGGGCTTTCTCGAGCGCTCCTCCAGTCGGCGGTACCGTGTGGCAACGCTCTGGTATCCGACTATCGTAAGGCTGCTGGCCAGGAAGAATCTGTTGCATGAATAA
- a CDS encoding mechanosensitive ion channel family protein → MNNENLADQLTTFVNMFDAGTLALLFVCLFVLWLVNWCIRHATSRLMTRFPSRRFTIMQLGTLFSFTLYIAGGAALVLGVLRPPQEFLLAIGGSAAVALGFALKDIAASLVSGLILLFDRPFHVGDRVSFDGVYGEIIAITLRTVRLQTLDDNIVTIPNSRFITDVVASGNLGEMDMMVVTDFHLALDADIKQAEDIARQVIVTSRYAYLKKPVTFAIEEVQVAERLAIRLRAKAYVLDVTYEKPFQSDVTVRTSALFRAHGVRRPTH, encoded by the coding sequence ATGAATAACGAGAACCTTGCTGATCAGTTGACGACCTTCGTCAACATGTTCGACGCCGGCACCTTGGCGCTGTTGTTTGTCTGCCTGTTTGTCCTCTGGCTGGTGAACTGGTGTATTCGTCATGCGACGTCCCGGCTGATGACGCGCTTCCCCTCGCGCCGGTTTACGATCATGCAGCTGGGCACGCTGTTCAGTTTCACGCTCTACATTGCTGGGGGCGCGGCGTTGGTGCTGGGGGTGCTGAGGCCGCCGCAGGAGTTTCTGCTGGCCATCGGTGGTTCGGCTGCAGTTGCACTGGGGTTTGCCCTCAAGGATATCGCCGCCTCGCTGGTGTCGGGCCTGATTCTGTTGTTTGACCGGCCGTTTCATGTGGGTGACCGGGTCAGCTTTGATGGTGTTTATGGCGAAATTATCGCGATTACCCTACGCACGGTGCGGCTGCAGACGCTGGACGATAACATCGTCACTATCCCCAACTCGCGCTTTATCACCGATGTGGTCGCCTCCGGTAACCTCGGGGAAATGGACATGATGGTGGTCACCGACTTTCATCTGGCGCTCGATGCCGACATCAAGCAGGCCGAGGATATTGCCCGGCAGGTTATTGTCACCAGCCGCTACGCCTACCTGAAAAAGCCTGTGACCTTTGCTATCGAGGAGGTTCAGGTTGCCGAACGATTGGCCATTCGCTTGCGGGCCAAGGCCTATGTGCTGGATGTGACCTACGAAAAGCCGTTCCAAAGTGACGTGACCGTGCGCACGTCGGCGCTATTCCGTGCGCACGGCGTGCGGCGCCCGACACACTGA
- a CDS encoding paraquat-inducible protein A, whose amino-acid sequence MNTTASATPPPAPGESASPSAAQPSGNLLACHECDLLLRFPPLEQHSRLTCPRCGHSLGGGGDQRLKRALPLAISAALLLGLSLMFPFMSFERAGVANQMTLLQAAIALFQDGSVILSVLVLVFIVLAPCALVACILLISCSLASQRLLPGTLAASRLMFALTSWNMVEVFIIGVFVSLVKIAGMAHVELGISLWTYLALAVALAGAIGALDRLSLWQRLDSLGAGR is encoded by the coding sequence ATGAACACGACAGCCTCAGCTACCCCACCCCCGGCGCCGGGTGAGTCCGCGTCGCCGTCTGCGGCCCAGCCTTCGGGCAACCTGCTGGCCTGTCACGAATGCGACCTGCTGTTGCGCTTTCCGCCGCTGGAACAACACAGCCGGCTAACCTGCCCCCGATGCGGTCATTCACTGGGCGGCGGCGGTGACCAGCGTTTGAAGCGGGCCCTGCCCCTGGCAATCAGCGCCGCCTTATTGCTTGGCCTATCGCTGATGTTCCCGTTTATGTCGTTTGAGCGCGCCGGTGTGGCCAACCAAATGACGTTGCTGCAAGCCGCCATCGCGCTGTTTCAAGACGGTAGCGTCATACTCAGCGTGCTGGTGTTGGTCTTTATCGTGCTGGCCCCCTGCGCGCTGGTCGCCTGCATTCTACTGATTAGCTGCAGTCTCGCCAGCCAGCGTTTACTCCCCGGCACCCTGGCGGCCAGCCGGCTGATGTTTGCCCTGACCAGCTGGAACATGGTCGAGGTGTTTATCATCGGTGTTTTTGTCAGCCTGGTGAAGATCGCCGGGATGGCCCATGTCGAGCTGGGTATTTCACTTTGGACGTACCTGGCACTGGCCGTCGCACTGGCCGGCGCCATTGGCGCCCTTGACCGTCTGAGCCTGTGGCAGCGCCTGGACAGCCTGGGAGCCGGACGATGA
- a CDS encoding membrane-bound PQQ-dependent dehydrogenase, glucose/quinate/shikimate family encodes MQTSNPSTPHTATVHWFVRLAAGAVGLCGLALLTGGIYLALLGGSWYYAVAGAGMVVAAATLWQGRLTGVNTYLLVLFFTVAWSIYDAGFAFWPSVPRLVTVVALGAVILLSVPLLPARHRPSSSRLYIAGGLALTMVFCGFLIAMFFPHPIISRESVSLDGAPSAATKAVGNNWMAWGKSGGGTRYAELEQITPENVKDLEVAWTARTGFIAEQSENLQDQTVPLYVDSTLYHCAPAGQVSALDGTTGEIKWQFDPRAQSDDWKRCRALAYVEAGEGDRCGARVVLTTVDARLIAIRAADGTPCPSFGRNGTVDLWTGMGDANPEFLTNSSGPIVARGKIVLGGRVIDNVTLGEPSGVVRAYDAITGAPAWVWDLGQPDLKSVEGQERLFTKGTPNVWSVLSYDERLGMVYLPLGNATPDIYGGQRRPFDDEYSSSIVALNIDTGEEVWKFQTVHHDLWDYDLPAQPILADLPDGQGNQVPALIQLTKRSQIFVLDRRTGEPIKRVQERPVPSSDKTIEGEYYADTQPYSIDMPAIGTTPLTEAQMWGATPIDQMVCRILFRKYRYDGEFTTPSTRWSIIWPGPMGGANYGGGAIDEERRILVMAEMRLPMVQRLVKREEADKDLEYTGESGYFFPMSGTPYIMERFPFFSPLMIPCREPIWGAYSGIDLVSGKQLWQQPAGTAKDIALGNVQPGLAFQVGLPPLGGATVTRSGLAFAGGFQDFYLRAYETATGRELWKGRLPTGTQAFPITYQGTDGQQYVVVSASGARGNPVQWGDYIIAFALKK; translated from the coding sequence ATGCAAACCAGCAATCCCTCAACGCCGCACACCGCCACCGTGCACTGGTTCGTCCGGCTCGCAGCCGGCGCGGTGGGGCTTTGCGGCCTGGCACTACTCACCGGAGGCATCTATCTGGCCCTGCTCGGCGGCTCCTGGTACTACGCCGTGGCCGGTGCCGGCATGGTCGTCGCCGCCGCCACCCTGTGGCAAGGTCGACTGACTGGAGTCAATACCTACCTGCTTGTGCTTTTCTTCACTGTGGCCTGGAGCATCTACGACGCCGGCTTCGCGTTCTGGCCGTCAGTACCCCGGCTCGTCACAGTAGTCGCCCTGGGGGCCGTGATCTTACTGAGTGTGCCGCTACTTCCCGCTCGCCACAGACCCTCCTCTTCTCGCCTGTATATTGCAGGAGGGCTCGCTCTCACCATGGTTTTTTGCGGTTTTCTGATCGCCATGTTCTTTCCTCACCCGATCATCAGTCGTGAGAGCGTGTCGCTTGACGGCGCACCGTCGGCCGCAACCAAAGCCGTCGGCAACAACTGGATGGCCTGGGGCAAAAGCGGCGGCGGTACACGCTATGCGGAGCTGGAGCAGATAACGCCTGAGAATGTAAAAGACCTTGAGGTAGCCTGGACCGCACGAACCGGGTTTATCGCTGAACAGTCCGAAAACCTGCAGGACCAGACAGTGCCACTGTACGTTGACAGCACGCTATACCACTGCGCACCAGCAGGGCAGGTGAGCGCCCTGGATGGGACGACTGGGGAGATCAAATGGCAGTTTGATCCACGCGCGCAGTCGGATGACTGGAAACGCTGCCGCGCACTGGCCTATGTTGAAGCAGGCGAAGGCGATCGCTGTGGCGCACGGGTTGTTTTGACCACCGTGGACGCCCGCTTGATCGCCATTCGCGCCGCCGATGGCACACCCTGCCCCAGCTTCGGACGCAACGGTACTGTTGATCTGTGGACCGGCATGGGTGACGCCAATCCCGAGTTCCTGACCAACTCCAGCGGCCCCATTGTCGCCAGAGGAAAGATCGTGCTGGGCGGACGCGTTATCGACAATGTCACCTTGGGTGAGCCCTCGGGTGTGGTGCGCGCCTACGACGCCATTACCGGCGCTCCCGCCTGGGTGTGGGATCTCGGGCAACCCGACCTAAAGAGCGTCGAAGGGCAGGAGCGGCTGTTCACCAAAGGCACGCCCAACGTCTGGTCGGTACTGTCCTACGATGAGCGCCTGGGCATGGTGTACCTGCCGCTCGGCAACGCCACCCCGGACATCTATGGTGGCCAGCGGCGTCCGTTTGACGATGAATACAGCTCCTCCATCGTCGCCCTGAATATCGATACCGGTGAGGAGGTATGGAAGTTTCAGACCGTCCATCACGATCTATGGGACTACGACCTGCCCGCCCAACCGATTCTGGCCGACTTGCCTGACGGCCAGGGCAATCAGGTCCCGGCCTTGATCCAACTGACCAAGCGCTCACAGATATTCGTGCTGGATCGCCGCACAGGAGAACCGATCAAACGCGTACAAGAGCGGCCCGTTCCCTCGTCAGACAAGACCATAGAAGGCGAATACTACGCAGACACTCAACCCTACTCCATCGACATGCCAGCGATTGGCACGACCCCGCTGACAGAGGCCCAGATGTGGGGAGCCACTCCGATAGACCAGATGGTTTGCCGAATCCTGTTCCGCAAGTACCGCTACGACGGCGAGTTCACCACCCCATCAACCCGCTGGTCCATCATCTGGCCCGGCCCGATGGGCGGCGCAAACTACGGCGGCGGTGCTATAGACGAGGAGCGCCGCATTCTGGTCATGGCCGAAATGCGGCTGCCCATGGTGCAGCGACTCGTGAAACGGGAAGAGGCGGACAAGGACCTAGAGTATACCGGCGAGAGCGGGTACTTCTTCCCGATGAGCGGGACGCCCTACATCATGGAGCGTTTTCCATTCTTTTCCCCGCTGATGATCCCCTGTCGAGAGCCGATCTGGGGCGCCTATTCCGGTATCGACCTGGTCAGTGGCAAGCAGCTCTGGCAGCAACCGGCCGGCACTGCAAAGGACATAGCGCTGGGCAACGTCCAGCCGGGGCTGGCCTTCCAGGTCGGACTGCCGCCGCTGGGTGGCGCAACGGTGACCCGGTCGGGCCTTGCCTTTGCCGGCGGGTTTCAGGACTTCTATCTGCGCGCCTATGAAACAGCCACAGGCAGAGAGCTATGGAAAGGACGCCTGCCCACCGGAACGCAAGCGTTTCCCATCACCTATCAAGGAACAGACGGGCAGCAGTACGTGGTGGTTTCAGCCAGCGGAGCGCGCGGCAACCCGGTGCAATGGGGCGACTACATCATTGCCTTCGCCTTGAAGAAATGA